The Salvia miltiorrhiza cultivar Shanhuang (shh) chromosome 2, IMPLAD_Smil_shh, whole genome shotgun sequence DNA window TCAGGGAGAAAGTAAAGAGTCTGCTTTTATCGCGGTATTGACTGATTTAGCAAACACGAATTAAATCTCAAATTTCGATCCTATATCTAACCCATGATATGTATCTTATTTCTGCAGAGTAATCAGCTCGCTGAAAATCTTCACCAACCGTGCAATCTTGCAGACTTTCGTGGAAGCTCAGAACAGCGTGACAGACGCGTCCTTGAGGGTGCGTCTAAGTTAACTCGACTATTGAACTTCATGTTCGTGTAAAATCCGTGTGGACCCTAAATTTGTTCGTGAACAATGCAGAATGTATTGAGCCTCGTGAGGTCGATGTACGTTATGGTGATGTTGGGTGAAGATCCTGCGTTTATCTGATATGGCTACTTAACAACGGAGAATGTTGCGACAATGAGGGAAGAAGTTGCAAACCTTTGCAATGAGATCCGGCCGCACGCGCTTGCCTTGGTCACTTCTTTCAGCATCCCTGATGTTTTTCTAAGTTCGACTAGGTTGCAGCGAATTCTTGGTCGGTGTCTTAAGACCTGCGATTCACTTCCTCTGCCAAGCTTGTATTTTCTTAACTCTCGGAATCAAAGGACTCACAGGGAAAGATTATCTATCCTACATATGTAATAGGATAATGACTTATCCTATATGACATTCTCATATCTCTCCATTTCAAAATTCCTCAACTCCCTTCATTTGCATTTATTCTTATTATATACAttcttaaattatataattttaattttttaggtATATTGAATTTATAATGTATTCAAAACACCACCTTAATTCATGTGCTTGCATGTTATTATACTCATTACtcatagttatttttttttttttatcttaagcTATCATTATACATATTCttagtttatgtttttatttcttatttatataatgaaagattaatttattagtaattttcgtttcctttttttttctagaGGTATGTACTAAATCAATAATTATTCTCCATGGTTGAACATAAAATTgatcataaaataattaagaaaaattgATGTAGAATTTAAAATCTGATTAAaagattataaaatatattatcccatcctttttatgtttttcaccttgaattttatttggctaattaattaattagttggctaaataaataaattatatttttttcatcaaaattttaattattcgaGCTAtgaacaagatgatgctcaaaattctTGTAAGGTTCGGATGAGATGATGTCCACATATAAAATGTGGTCTTATATTTTAcctattaatacaaaaaaattatactcctataaaattagtaaattctttttttatatacaattaataagAAATACGATGTATCAATCCTCCATCATATgctatatatttaaatattttttgttcttcttatttttctaaaatctccaaTCTTAAATAAACTTTTTAGGaaaatttatcaaattaaaatttatataaaagacaatctattttagctctcaacaaaaaattaacatataactAATGAAAATTGCTggaatttttataattttaactgTACCACTAATTAATTTTGAtcgaataaaattaattaaaaaatatttatataaatatcattttatatgCTATGACTATGTAATGTAAAGTagtttcccgtcgaatttcataattttcaaggtctaaaaaaattgtaattagattttgatatttgcaaacctaaataaaagtatagatgtttttgaaataaatatattcttcaattgaatttgatcatataaaataaataaaataatacttacatgtattttaaataaataagttattcaatttaatttgataatataaaataaagaaaatgataccaagatatatataaaataaataaattcttcaatttaattagatcgtataaaataatttgaaataaatcttcatttctcataatgatatatctaaataaaatgtttAATCTTCGTTCATATATTAGCTTATCATCATcgttcccacattgatattttaTCATTCTCACATTGATCTTTATTGAACTTCGCCAtggaaaaaaacataaataaaaggtTACTTTTGAGATGTATTTAAACCAAATAGATTCTTCTATTTTATTTACTCAGGAAAAACAATTTCACATAAATTATCCTTCCTGAATTGATCTTACACATTctcatatatattgaatttataCTAAGATATATgtgtaataaataaaattttcaatttaatttttcatgtaaaataatttgaaataaatatgcatttccacattaatctcataatgatatatctaaataaaaggTTTAATCTTCATTCATATATTAGCTTATCAATTATCATCGTTTCCACATTGATATTTTATCATTGCGCATTGATCTTTATTGGATTTCACCatgaaaaaaacataaataaaagggtATTTTTCagatgcatttaaaataaatagattcttcaattaaatttggtcatgaaaaataatttcaaatgaATTATCATTATCGAATTGATCTAACACATGCTCATATATATTGAATCTATATTAAATCTCGcaattcacaatttaaataaaatgattattaaactttaccatttaaaaatctaaataaaaaaatacttatctttgaaaaaataataaaaatatatgtaaatatatttgaaataaataggttcttattgtttgaaattttatgGAGATTGTTAACTAATTAttgtttgatattttatttgtttatatacatattttataaatttaaacaaattaaagaaattaGTTGATATTATTATATGGGTTTAGGACGAGAATAAGTATTAAAATCATCACATATCTAATAGGAAAATAGAATACTCCTATGTGGCATcaccatatttttgcatttttattcaTCCTAATTCTCTaaacattttcatatttattcattcttatttatctaaatcttcTCATCGAACATTGATTTTTCATGagataaaatctatataaaaggaTGTTCTTACTCTCCAAATCAAAAATCCACATTTAATTGGTGAAGTGATTGCgattaatacaatttaaattgcactaaaagttgatcaaatttatttagttgaataaaaattatttaatttttttaaaaaataaatacttgtgattaaataaattatttcttcattttaatttggtcatgaaataagatattttgcataattttttttattacacgttgattttttatgaaaatttaccaattgaaatactaaataaattgatatgatatcatttgaatatcacatcaattttctcaagccttagactagatgattctcaaaacttagttatagtctttcaaatttcaaacaagATGATTCTCACGAAtcagttttattctttcaaactccaaacgaaatgatgcttgaaactTAGTTATGATATTTTAAGCTCGAAATAAGATGATGCACAAATGGTGATTTTTTAAACTCTATataagatgatgtttagaagttagttataatCTCACAAGCTtcagattatataatttcacaAGTCAGCCCTGGGTTTTCAAGCTCATAATGaaaatgatgtttagaagtgaattatgatatttaaagcatcagatagtgatgttaaacGATTGACGCATTATGTCAGCCATAGTATTTTAGGGTCTAgacgagataatgctcaaaagtcagatatcgtctttcgagttcttgatgatcctgagatgagatgatgcttagatgAAAAATAAGATCTTAGATTAATTCTTATCcatcaatatattaaaaatgtccaaatttatataaacgagtatttttactattctaacaaaaagttaacatttaattgacgaatataATTAAGATTAGTATAATGTAAATTCTATTACATCAAactgaattaattaaaaattaattatattatacaaaaataatataaataatttaaattataatttaaaatcccgtcgaaattcgacgggttatacactagttaGATCAATAAAATCGGATGGTAagatttttctctatttttaagCACTTTAATTCACGCTAGGACTTAATAGTAACTTTAGTTTTGTAGATTCAATTAGACCAAGATTTAAGGGATTATATTAGTTAAtacaatattatttttcatattaaatCCAATAACTAAGACTAACGTTTTTCTGAAacgtaaataaagaaaattacaGTCAAAACATAAACCATAAATCTTTTCTTAATATTCACACGTTGAAGATGGAGAAAAACATAGATTGGCTACTAAacttatctatatattatacaaAAGACCagtttaatttaataattcagTTAGCTTTTAAATTTCAGTTGTTATAGTACATTTTTTTCCAAGTTAAACTTTATAGAtgaaaaattagttatatatgttaaaaatataatttcaaatataattttttgtttatgtttttttttttttgacggaagtttttgtttttgtttgtgtattaaaagatttatttatttattatgacgtataatactctataataattgTAATACTAATTTTAAAAAGATTTAAGTTTTCAATGAATAATtgatattgattattttatttatgtgttTTATATCTCCAAGAAAATTAATACAAACTAGGATGTTAAAGCCAACCATCCATAGCCTATCTTTTTCATTACTAAATCCCTTTAAATCCACTGCAAGAGCGGTGAATTGCAgcattaaaagaaaaaatcatgGGCCTACTATAAAACATAGTATTTCAGGATACGAAAATATGAcactattataaagaagattatATAAAGTAACAAAtttaccaaaaagaaaaaaaaaattgtaactaCTCTAATTACttgataaatataataaaatcgAATAATGAATATATCtaataaaaagaacacaaaaacTCCAGTGAATGGTGAAACAAATTGTAACTACTCTAGTTACTTGacaaatataataaaatcaaataaggaatatatcaaataaaaagaacacaaaaacTGGGTGAaatacttcaacatacaaatgataaaGTAGTATGATTGTGAAGGCGGTTTCACCATAAAATCGGTTTCACGGGAGATCACCTATCACCTTGCATCTGAAGAGAAAATCTAGATAGTTTGTGCGTTTTCAAGATATCAGTGCCTTTGATCTCCCATTCCATACCACAGCTTTTGATTTTGAGGAGCGGCGCAAAAAAATCACAACCAGCAGTAAtcttaaaattttgaatatttgGAACATCAAACTCCCCATTCCAGATTCCGTCCCAGATTCTTCTGCTACAGAATAAGCGTAAGGTTATGCGCTCAAGCGATGGGCTGCAAATTCTCACGTGATCGGAGCTGTAATCCCAAATCACCAACACTTTGAGGGAAGGAGACTTGTTCCACAGCTCATCACAATGATGCAGTTCAACACCCAAACCAATCAAACGCAAACGCTTGAGATTACGAAACTGGTCATGAGAGGGActccatcttcttcttctctcttctccaaACAACCTCGTGTGAGTAAGTGTTAATACCTCAATGCCTGGGCATCTCGAAATCAAATCCCTAACTAAATCACCTTTTACACTCGAATGGGATAACCAAAGGTGTTTCAGATTGGGACAAGCTACTGCTTTATTCCTCCTCTCCAGATCAATCAAGAGCCCCGAAACGGATAATCTAACTAGGGTTTTGGATTCGAGCACCTCATCTGGTAGAACAAAAAACCTACGAGCCTCCGAGAATGGAAGCTCAATGGTGAGATCAGTAGCCCCCAGTTTGATCGCTCTCAAAATCAATTCTCTAGCTAGTTCAGAATCGTCGTTACCTTTTTCAATCCTTGGCTTGGAGCTCTGCATAGTCTTCTTCTTACTGGATATCGTCAGCTTGAAACTCTTAATATTTAGGTTCAAGTCTTGACACCTCTGCATGGTCTTCTTCGTGAATATGGGGAACTCATCCACGCAATTCCGGAACTTGGATTGATCGAAACTGAGGTTGGGGCGCGTGGTCCACGCGCCGTGCCAGGACTTGGATAGGAGAGAGGTTCGAGCAGCTTCTTTTTCAAGCAGAAGAGATTGTATGTGCTGAATGATTTCTTGTGGAAGCTTGTCGGATTCGCCATCTGCATCTGCAGCAGTTTTGCTGTGATCATTCGCCGTGATTTCTTCTGGAAGTTTGCCGGATTCGCCATCTGCCGCGATTTTGCTGTCATCATTCCCCATGTGATGAAAACCTCCAAATTTTGGATGGTTTTTTAGGGTGATTTTGCTGTGATCAATATTCCCCATGTGATGAAAGCCTTCAAAATTTGGATGgttttttaggatttcaaatctTGGACGGCTTCTGTCTCTCTTCTTGCCCCATATATATAGTCTTCCAAATTTTAATACGAATTGAATTTggacttaaattttttttttttcaaaagataTTTTTTCTTTGGGTGATGATATTTGAACACCCGGTGTCCTGAACACTTgcaaaaaatcgattttttttcctttagcCCAAATGGACCGGTTTTGAAGGATTTTTGTGTTTACTAATTTATCCCTTGTattattgagttttttttttcggttaTATGATTTCCAAAATGCAAGTTTTTTTGTTTCCTAAATTTTCGGTTATATGATTTCCAAAATGGAAGTTTTTTTGTTTCctaaattttcggttatttatttccttattttACTGTTTCTTATTTCTGAAATTTATATACACCGTATAATTTGAacttatatgattttttattccggattgtttttaatttatttgtttaaaaatattgttatttatttgttaccaataatttagtgtttcttgttaaaataatcctagattttccagctattattttttttcgaaattaattttttttatgaagattaaattatttattttcttttgaaaattatgttttatttatttgtttccacatatttagggattcttttaaaaataatcatagatttgtttcTATACACATTATTTgtttcgaaaattatattttttttattgttttacaCTAATAATGTAGTAAGATTAATACTTGtaaataattgaataatattttttgtgttatttaaaatttaaattattaaataagattattaattaaagagatttAACGCACGCCAACTGTTTGTTAaattgtttgaacgaattttgtATAAATAGTTGCATGATTTTTATCATTCTTAAAATGAGATCCTAAAAATGGCGATATTAAGTAAAGTATTCAACGTCATTTGGTGAGGTTCAAAATTGTATTTTAACAATCTtaaggaattaaaaaaaatgatatagtCCAAACAAAAGAATGAAATTATACTaaccaaaaaacaaataaagagATATCACTCAATGgaaaaaaaaaggtgcaaaatcaaaagaaaaaaaattcacccCTTTAAGGTGCAAAATAAATGTTTATTTTGCaacgaatagttgaatcgaTTTTTTGTACATAGTCTTGCGAGCGAATACATTCATATaaaccatttcacctcattttattttttatttcctcaaaataactaatttaacttaaaataattaataaatatttattttgtaacgGATAATTGAATCGACTTGTTGTACATAGtcttcatttttaataaattgtCCTTCATTATATATCTTATGTAATTCaacttaatttcatttttttattatcactCCGATTTAATTACAATATTATCATACATTCACTTCTAGTATGTGTTATTTAGTTTTTCGATCGATGCATCTTTGtataattgtttttatttacatttttccCTCGATTTCACTAATTTActtcaattatattattcaacTTTATTACATTGAGTGTAATTATACGAGttcattactcacactatagtagttcattttttattttagttggttcatttttttattattatatcgcatttaatactatattataatacattcaaataaacaatatattttctttattttttaatataacttcactaattaatttcaactaattaattcaacttcatTTCACTgaatataattatttcgacttcattatttacactatagcagttcattttcttattatcaaatcgacttcaatactatattataataaattgtCTTCAAGTACATGTTATATGGTTCTCCGAGCGATATCCCTAactatgattcattttttttaattttttttttcacattcactaatttattccaattcattaattcaactctatttcattgagtataattatttcttattattatatcactTTTTGTACTATATTACTATAATTCATTgtattcaagtatatgttatatagttttccgagcaaaatctctacgtaggattgattatactttatttttgctttcaacttcactaatttatttcaattagataattaaacttgatgaacgctgagtttaattattttgacttCAATACAATATTATAATGCAGtgtcttcaagtatatgttatatagttttccgagtGATATTTCTGCGTatgattcatttaatttttttttctctcaatttcactaatttatttcaattaattaattcaactctatttcatggagtatatttttttttcaacttcactaattcaTTATGATATTATACTAAGGCTTATACTAATCCAAATTTTTTTCACAATTGCACAATTTTATTATTGTACCTCCATAATAAGTTATCACATAATTTCAttgtttaatatatttattcatttataatgtattctatgcaattttatattttttagggAAAAACATCTTCAACTGTTTTGacaacatatatattaattcatttataatatattctaGGCATTTTTTTTTGTGCCTAACAACTTCAATTGTTTCTCCAACATAAATAttccttcattatatatatcttataaaattcattttttattacaacttcactaattaattaaacattatTTCATAGTTTTACCATAATTACGGCGACATCATTAGTCACACAATAATGGTTCATTTTGTTAACATCATATCGAttataatactttattataatatattccaataaagtatatgtaatatagttttttcgagcaaaatctcATTGCATGATTTAGTTGAAAATTTTCTGTTTCATTACCCACACTATAGTACgtacttcattttcttattattatatcgcttttaataaagtatatgtcatatagtttttcgagcaaaatctcTACGTATGATTGATTATACtgtattttttctttcaacttcactaatttatttcaattatataattaaacttgatgaacgttgagtttaattatttcgacttcaataaaatattataatgcaTTGTcttaaagtatatgttatataattTTCCAACCAAAATGACATCGTATTCACAATCACTTTTTTCcgaacttcactaatttattttaattaattaattaaaatttatttcctaTTGTTATATAGCATTTACTggattattataatacatttagtccaagtatatgttatttattttttcaattgatgccccccatcatatgattcattttattttatttttctaacgCTTCACTAATGTGGTTGCCACTACTAGATAAGGTGGCAAAGTATAactcacatattattgaggtctAAGGTTCAAAATCCACCAAgcacctttttcttgtatttcgcttttttttttttaaatcatcttcgaatttttttattaaatatttgaaaaaaaatataaaaatgaaaacaaatctaggaatactttgaaaggaatctctaaattactagaaacaaataaaattaacatataattcgcaaaataaaaaagaaaaatcgaaaaataaaataaatgtctaaataaatttaggattattttatgagaatctctaaattagtggaatcaaatcaaAGATTATTTATTGGAGAAtaaaaatctctaaattagtggaaacaaatcaagAATTATTTTAGGAGAgtatctaaattagtggaaacaaatcaaagattattttaggagaatatctaatatctaaattagtagAAACAAATCAaagattattttaggagaatatctaaattagtggaaacaaatcttgaattatttttaaaagaatatccaaattagtggaaacaaataaaaaaacataatttttgaaaaaatacaaaaatttcagaaaaaaatattttcgaaacaataaaaaaataatatgtggaaacaaaaaaaaagaatttttttaaagagaatcataaaattagtggaaacaaataaataaaacataattttagaatataaataaataatttaatcatctataaaaataaataatattaatttcaaaaaaaaagctggaaaatataaggaaacaaaaaaccgaaaaattagaaaacaaaaaaaccataaatttcgaaaatcataaaacagaaaaaaaaaaaaaaaaagaaagaaagaaaaaaaaaaaaaaaacaatatatcTAGTAAGGGATAAATTAGTCAATCAATAAATGACTAAAAACCGGCCCATTTGGGCTAGTAGGAAAACCAGCGGTTTTTTTGAGGTGTCATGGCCACCAAGTGTCCAAACGTCATTTccgtttttcttttattaactTCAACAATTTTGGAAACAAATTCTTGATATATATGGCCACTAATCAAGAAGCCACTTTGTTTTAGAAATGACATGGAACGGTttattaattctttttatttaaaatacaaatattttcattaatcaTTATCCTATCTACTAATATtagttttaaagaaaaaaaatcatggaTAAGATAATAgtacgattttttttaaatatcctTTAAAAAATGTCACAATATTCTTCCAATATTTAATTGCacaaactatataatctatataatatatataaaagaagaattttttttcctccaatttttctctctttttttctttctcttctcccattaatttttttaaaactatttttatatgtatttttttatataatttaattattttctaaagatcatcaaattttattaatgaagaatatgcatcttaaatttaagtttgtgacaaattatttaataagatataaaaaatcatcaaaaataaatttaaaatgaataaattatgaaaactttaatatattttattttctcttttcttacacctttttatttatgtttgtgtac harbors:
- the LOC131011690 gene encoding F-box/LRR-repeat protein At3g59200-like, encoding MGNIDHSKITLKNHPKFGGFHHMGNDDSKIAADGESGKLPEEITANDHSKTAADADGESDKLPQEIIQHIQSLLLEKEAARTSLLSKSWHGAWTTRPNLSFDQSKFRNCVDEFPIFTKKTMQRCQDLNLNIKSFKLTISSKKKTMQSSKPRIEKGNDDSELARELILRAIKLGATDLTIELPFSEARRFFVLPDEVLESKTLVRLSVSGLLIDLERRNKAVACPNLKHLWLSHSSVKGDLVRDLISRCPGIEVLTLTHTRLFGEERRRRWSPSHDQFRNLKRLRLIGLGVELHHCDELWNKSPSLKVLVIWDYSSDHVRICSPSLERITLRLFCSRRIWDGIWNGEFDVPNIQNFKITAGCDFFAPLLKIKSCGMEWEIKGTDILKTHKLSRFSLQMQGDR